One region of Actinomycetota bacterium genomic DNA includes:
- a CDS encoding rubrerythrin: MEQYRCKSCGYFHIGPAPEHCPVCGAPKDAFLPYDGPGDLAGTKTFENLKAAFAGESRANRSYTLWARIARLEGANEAAAAFERAAAEETAHALGHLAYLGGYGATKANLEAAANGEDYEANEMYPAFAEQAEADGLPEIASYFRSVGRFEASHRGEYRKALEGLGE; this comes from the coding sequence ATGGAGCAGTACCGGTGCAAGAGCTGCGGCTACTTCCACATCGGGCCGGCGCCCGAGCACTGCCCGGTGTGCGGCGCGCCCAAAGACGCCTTCCTTCCGTACGACGGCCCCGGCGACCTTGCCGGCACGAAGACCTTCGAGAACCTCAAGGCCGCGTTCGCCGGCGAGTCACGGGCGAACCGCAGCTACACGCTGTGGGCCCGCATCGCGCGCCTCGAGGGAGCCAACGAGGCCGCAGCAGCGTTCGAGCGCGCTGCCGCCGAGGAGACCGCGCACGCGCTCGGCCATCTCGCCTATCTGGGCGGCTACGGTGCCACGAAGGCGAACCTCGAGGCCGCCGCGAACGGCGAAGACTACGAGGCGAACGAGATGTATCCGGCCTTCGCCGAACAGGCCGAGGCCGACGGCCTGCCTGAGATCGCGTCGTACTTCCGTAGCGTCGGGAGGTTCGAGGCGTCGCACCGTGGCGAGTACCGCAAGGCGCTCGAGGGGCTCGGCGAGTAG
- a CDS encoding 23S rRNA (adenine(2503)-C(2))-methyltransferase RlmN has product MPADIKALDRDGLRAAVADAGERAYRAAQLERWLYARAASSFDEMTDLSAALRARLAERWALSVPVVEARLDSADGTRKYLLRLRDGVTVEAVGLPEGKRLTVCFSTQAGCAMRCAFCATGASGLVRDLTCGEMVDQVAIVARDLGRRATNAVAMGQGEPFANYDAVLAALRFMNSADGLGIGARHLTVSTSGLPAGIRRFSEEPEQFTLAVSLHSAVQATRDGLMPGLRRAR; this is encoded by the coding sequence GTGCCCGCGGACATCAAGGCGCTCGACCGCGACGGCCTCCGCGCGGCCGTGGCGGACGCCGGCGAGCGCGCCTACCGGGCCGCGCAGCTCGAGCGCTGGCTGTACGCGCGCGCGGCTTCGTCATTCGATGAGATGACCGACCTGTCCGCGGCCCTGCGCGCCCGCCTCGCTGAACGGTGGGCGCTGTCGGTGCCGGTCGTCGAGGCCCGCCTGGACTCGGCCGACGGCACTCGGAAGTACCTCCTCCGCCTGCGCGACGGCGTCACGGTGGAAGCGGTCGGCCTGCCCGAGGGCAAGCGGCTGACGGTGTGCTTCTCGACCCAGGCCGGCTGCGCCATGCGCTGCGCGTTCTGCGCGACCGGCGCGTCGGGGCTCGTGCGCGACCTGACCTGCGGCGAGATGGTCGACCAGGTGGCGATCGTCGCGCGCGACCTCGGCCGGCGCGCCACGAACGCGGTCGCGATGGGCCAGGGCGAGCCGTTCGCCAACTACGACGCCGTGCTGGCCGCGTTGCGCTTCATGAACTCGGCCGACGGCCTCGGGATCGGCGCGCGGCACCTCACCGTCTCGACGAGCGGGCTGCCTGCAGGCATCCGGCGCTTCTCCGAGGAGCCCGAGCAGTTCACGCTGGCCGTCTCGCTGCACTCGGCCGTACAGGCCACGCGCGACGGACTCATGCCGGGGCTGCGCCGGGCGCGG